CGTACCGGAACGTTGACGAAAAAAATCCTACAGCTTGATTTCAATCAGAGCATTTTCTTTCAGCTTACCAATGTACTCCTGAAAACGTTTTTCAAGGCGTTCCTGGTACAGCGTCTTGTAGATGCGATCTTCCACGGATTTCAGGTCGGCTTCGCCAGCCTGCTGAACACCATTTACAAGAATAAGGGCGCTCTTGCCCTGAACAGCAAAAATCTTTGTCATATTGCCAGCAGACACACCGCGCAGCACGTCGCGCCACTCAGGAGCCAAATCGCGCCATTCGAGCGTACCAATACGGCCGCCCTGCCCTGCTCCGGGACCTTCAGAATATGTGTTGGCAGCATCCGCAAATTCTATCTCGCCATTTGCGATTCTGGCACGAATTTCTTTCAGATTGACGTCAGATCCAGCAAGAATCAGGCTCACATCAAGCTGCTTGTTCTGCTTAAACATCTCAGGATGCGCATCATAATAGCGCTGAATGTCCTGCTTCGTCACGGCGACTTTTCGCTTTACCATGAAACCAAGGAGCTTGTGGCGAAGGATTTCTTCTTTCAGCTTGTCCTTGAACTGATCACGAGTCAGCCCCTCAAGGGTCAGCTGCTTCTGAAAATCTTCTTCAGAAAGATTGGCATTCTTCTTATAGGTTCGGACTTCATTCTCAACTTCAACATCAGAAATTTGGATTCCAAGGCGATCGCCTTCCTGCTTAATGAGAATGTTATTCACCATACCATCAAGCATTTGGTGTTTCAGTTGGAGGATAGCCCGCTTGTCGGCATCCGTCAGAGTCTTCCCCTGAAAACGGTCAAGGAAGGGTTTAATGCGTTCATTGAGATCGAAAAGGGTGATAATTTCGCCGTTTACCACTGCAACAATGCGGTCAACGACCTGTGCACTCCATGCTACAGATGAAAAGCACAGCACAAAAAGCAACGCAAGAATAGTCTTGTATGAACGATGCAAGGACTCTCTCCCATAATGTTCCTGTTAAAGCGGCCACACAGAACGCCTGTGTACTCTTTCCTTTTGGCCGTAGTCCTGAATAGTATCTTTTTACTCACAGCGCAATAAACAGCACGCTGTCCTGAAATATTTACTCTTTTGTCGTGCTGGCAGATTTTTTTTGTACAGACTGCAAAAGGTGTGTCGACACACGGATTTCAGCGCGCTCCAAAGTCTTGCTCAGCCATGCATCAAAAGCATCCCGGAGTTTTTGCTCCAGCAAAACCTTTTCCACCACCGGGTAGGCCCGTGAAGGGTCCAGCACACGCGCTTCAGTCTTACTCAAAAAGACCAGACTCTGAAACTTCTGCTCTCCCGTCATGACCGGAGTTGCTTCGCCTGCTTCCAAACCTTTTAGCGCGTTTCGCCAAAGAACAGGAAGACGATCTTCCTGCATTCTCAGTTCCCGAACTTTCACGTGACTAAACTTCTTTTCCAGCTCGCCCATGTCTTTTTTCTGCAAATAAAAAAGCTGTGCACTCTGCACGGCATCTCGGCTCGGTCCCTCAATCAGATGCACTCGAACCCGGGCGGGCAAATAAAATTCCGAGATGTGCTCCCGGTAATATTTTTCTGCCTCCTGATATGTAATGGAAACAGCCGGGCGCAAAACCTCGGTGTGGAGCTTCATCAACTCCAGTCGTCCACGCAGCTCCTGCCGCCACGCATCAATATCAATATACTCTTCTACCAAAACGTCTTCAAAAGCTCCCTCCGGGTAATCCTTCCGAACCGTGTTTTCCGCAGCCTGCAACTCTTCATCAGTCACAGCAAGCCCACGTGTCTCCAGTTCTTCGTGAACCAGAGCTTCCACAATCAGATCACCCAAAAGCTCCCCATAGTCACGGCGAACACCCTCAACCGAGGGTAGAGAATCGTTGGCAACATCAAGATGCTTGAAGTCATACTTCATCTCAAGCCGTTTCAGAGAAATCTTTTTCCCATTCACCGTCGCAACGACACCCTGCTCATTCTGGCTTGGGGTACAGGCAAACAGTCCACTCAGGCCAAGCAGCATTACAGAAAGAATTAGCGCACGCAGTTTCATCAGAGAAGAGACCTCAGTTCAAAGCGTTTATTCGGTGGCCTTTCCCGGTTCTTCCGGAACAAGCGATGTGAGTTCTTTTTCAAAAAATGCCAGTGCCCCCAGAATATCCTTGGAATCTCGCGAACGAATTTCCAGCTTGTCTGGCGGCAGCATTTTGACAATGCCCTGCCGGGACTGCACATACGCCACAATGTCTTCCGGGGAAAGCACTGTGGCTTCCTCAGTAAAATGCAAGACAAGGCGCCCTTCAAAGACATCAGCCTTGGTAATATGCAACGCCCCCAGCAAACGCTTGAGTCGAAGCACATTGGCAAAGCGCTGAAATTCTACTGGCGGCGCACCAAAGCGGTCCCGGATTTCGCTCTCCAGCTCCTCCAGAGTTCCCTGCTCAGCCGTGGAGAGGGCCTTGTAGTAACGCAGGCGCTCACGTGTTTCCGGAATATAATCTTCCGGGATGTGCGCTTCAAACAAAATATTCAATTCAGGACTGGTATCCCGCTGGTCTTTTTCTCCACGCAGGTGGCGGACTTCTTCTTCCAGCATCTCAAGGAACATATCCAGACCAACTTTGGCCATACTTCCTGACTGCACTTCACCAAGGATATTTCCGGCTCCACGCAAGCGCAGGTCTTCCATTGCGATCTGAAAACCAGCCCCCAGATAATCCATGTCCAAAATAACCTGAAGTCGCTTTCGGGTCTGCTCTGGGATTTTCTCAATAGAAGGAACGACAAAATACGCATACGCCTGCGTTGCACTTCTGCCCACACGTCCCCGAAGCTGATACAGCTGCCCCAAGCCAAAAAGCTGAGCCTGGTCAACAACAAGTGTATTTGCACGTGGGAAGTCAAGACCGGATTCAACGATAGCCGTACACACCAAGACGTCCAGTTCGCCATGCCAAAACTTGTGAATGGTCTCTTCCAGCTCTCGTTCTTTCATCTGCCCATGCGCCATGCCAACACGCGCCGACGGCATCAGCTCCTGCACATATTCTGTAACACGGGGCAAACTGCGCACACGGTTGTGCACCCAGAATATCTGCCCATCTCGCTCAATCTCGCGCTCAATGATTTTGCGCAAGGCAGAGTTATCACGCTCCAGCAAAGAGGTCTGGACAGGCTTTCTGTCGACTGGCGGCGTTTCCATCACGCTCAGGCTTCGGATGCCAGACAGAGAAAGCTGCAAGGTGCGCGGGATTGGTGTGGCTGTCAGAGCCAACACATCAATATCTTTTCGAAGCTGCTTGAGCCGTTCCTTGTGCTTCACGCCAAAGCGCTGCTCCTCATCAAGAATCAGCAACCCAAGATTCGGTAGATGCACGTCCTGCGACAGCAGGCGGTGCGTTCCAATCAAAATATCAACTTCGCCACGGGCCGCAGCGGCCAGCACAGCTTTCTGTCGCTGCCGGGGGACAAAGCGGCTGAGCATAGACACCGTGACAGGGAAGTTTTCCATACGCTTGCGGAAATTCTGGTAATGCTGTTCAGCCAGCACCGTCGTCGGACACAGGATTGCCACCTGCCGCCCATCCAGTGCAGCACGGAACGCGGCGCGCATGGCAATTTCGGTTTTGCCAAAACCCACGTCACCGCAAACAAGCCGATCCATAGGCTCATTCTTTTCCATATCTGCGAGCACATCATGAATGGCCTTCTCCTGATCCGGAGTTTCCTCAAAACCAAAAGACGCCTCAAACTCAGCAAACATGTCATCGACAGGTGAATATGAAAAACCCTTGGTCACCTTGCGCCATGCGTACATTTCGACAAGCTCACGCGCAATTTTCTCAATGGCCTTTCTCGCCCGACTCTTTGCTCTGGACCAGCCAGTCCCGCCGAGTTTGTCCAGTGTTGGCGACGACCCTTCTGGTCCCTTATAGCGCTGAATCACATCCAGCCGATCAACAGGAACATACAGCTTGTCATCACCAGAATAGAACAGGAGCAAATAATCATTGCTTACACTACCGAGCTTCATCCTGTGCAATCCGCCAAAACGAGACAGGCCCCACTCGCGGTGAACAATCAGATCACCCTCGGAAAGGTCTTCGTAAGTACTCAGCCCCTTGAAATTCACATCCCCGGGCATCACAACCCGGTCACGTGACGGCTGAATAACATTCTCACCCAAGACAAGCGTTCCATTCCACTGGAGTTCGACGCCGTCTTTCAGCGGAGACACAAGCGCAAACAGCCCGCGTTCTTCCGGCTGGTACTCAGT
The window above is part of the Desulfobaculum bizertense DSM 18034 genome. Proteins encoded here:
- a CDS encoding SurA N-terminal domain-containing protein encodes the protein MHRSYKTILALLFVLCFSSVAWSAQVVDRIVAVVNGEIITLFDLNERIKPFLDRFQGKTLTDADKRAILQLKHQMLDGMVNNILIKQEGDRLGIQISDVEVENEVRTYKKNANLSEEDFQKQLTLEGLTRDQFKDKLKEEILRHKLLGFMVKRKVAVTKQDIQRYYDAHPEMFKQNKQLDVSLILAGSDVNLKEIRARIANGEIEFADAANTYSEGPGAGQGGRIGTLEWRDLAPEWRDVLRGVSAGNMTKIFAVQGKSALILVNGVQQAGEADLKSVEDRIYKTLYQERLEKRFQEYIGKLKENALIEIKL
- a CDS encoding peptidylprolyl isomerase, encoding MKLRALILSVMLLGLSGLFACTPSQNEQGVVATVNGKKISLKRLEMKYDFKHLDVANDSLPSVEGVRRDYGELLGDLIVEALVHEELETRGLAVTDEELQAAENTVRKDYPEGAFEDVLVEEYIDIDAWRQELRGRLELMKLHTEVLRPAVSITYQEAEKYYREHISEFYLPARVRVHLIEGPSRDAVQSAQLFYLQKKDMGELEKKFSHVKVRELRMQEDRLPVLWRNALKGLEAGEATPVMTGEQKFQSLVFLSKTEARVLDPSRAYPVVEKVLLEQKLRDAFDAWLSKTLERAEIRVSTHLLQSVQKKSASTTKE
- the mfd gene encoding transcription-repair coupling factor produces the protein MFPQELREIVSAGKSRNKGETYTQRVYKSGPGTQAAIAAGLLARGKNVVMVVPGVRELSRMKALLNVFSSKAGPFGGSSWVEFPPYPAETVDAERWSSRWAALYSLASGTGAKGVILTPGNLLPKWPPRRVLDTHHLVLRKGEEILPEDLIEQLVTWGYRRSGMVTRPGEMAMRGDIFDVFVPGYSDPLRFEFFGDTIEDIRLFDANSQRSKSEISETVILPVLPAILAPAECDAARERWEKLRRMGDLDAGAEAFFRNKLEESRGDIRPGLFYPDAESLDAWLPDDAVWILCGAGQLRTRMEETEWHWAEALDDEAVQQGWRRPRNVLIQTAEAARKAWQNSPQLHFEDLTIGEKDDGLELPEKNYSSFEELFWRPEDRNRPWQAFLTALKKWSRERPQVVLSFRTPQSRKKFLSLAEQEGIVPATEYQPEERGLFALVSPLKDGVELQWNGTLVLGENVIQPSRDRVVMPGDVNFKGLSTYEDLSEGDLIVHREWGLSRFGGLHRMKLGSVSNDYLLLFYSGDDKLYVPVDRLDVIQRYKGPEGSSPTLDKLGGTGWSRAKSRARKAIEKIARELVEMYAWRKVTKGFSYSPVDDMFAEFEASFGFEETPDQEKAIHDVLADMEKNEPMDRLVCGDVGFGKTEIAMRAAFRAALDGRQVAILCPTTVLAEQHYQNFRKRMENFPVTVSMLSRFVPRQRQKAVLAAAARGEVDILIGTHRLLSQDVHLPNLGLLILDEEQRFGVKHKERLKQLRKDIDVLALTATPIPRTLQLSLSGIRSLSVMETPPVDRKPVQTSLLERDNSALRKIIEREIERDGQIFWVHNRVRSLPRVTEYVQELMPSARVGMAHGQMKERELEETIHKFWHGELDVLVCTAIVESGLDFPRANTLVVDQAQLFGLGQLYQLRGRVGRSATQAYAYFVVPSIEKIPEQTRKRLQVILDMDYLGAGFQIAMEDLRLRGAGNILGEVQSGSMAKVGLDMFLEMLEEEVRHLRGEKDQRDTSPELNILFEAHIPEDYIPETRERLRYYKALSTAEQGTLEELESEIRDRFGAPPVEFQRFANVLRLKRLLGALHITKADVFEGRLVLHFTEEATVLSPEDIVAYVQSRQGIVKMLPPDKLEIRSRDSKDILGALAFFEKELTSLVPEEPGKATE